One genomic window of Ruegeria sp. THAF33 includes the following:
- the cphA gene encoding cyanophycin synthetase: MKIISTNVFVGPNVWASFPVIRHVIDLGILEEWPSAKIGSEFIDALIEALPGLAEHGCSYREPGGFIRRLREDEGTWLGHVLEHCAIEVQNVAGTDVTFGRTRGTGEPGQYNMVYEYRQRDVGLDAGKLAMRLLMNLLPQSLKDLVDYDFDPDFNWDDELRSFVLRAQRKEFGPSTGSLVKAAQERDIPWIRLNSGSLVQFGHGKYQKRIQATITSETKHISVEISCDKEDTHNLLNDLGLPVPQQRMVYSAREAVRAAARIGHPVVVKPLNANHGRGVSINLNSDEEVEAGFAEAKEHSRSRAILVESFVTGFDHRMLVVDNKLVAVAKRVPGHVVGDGTHTIAELVDIVNEDPRRGIGHEKVLTMLEIDTQAMRLMDAAGVTEETVLPDGEIFYLRSTANLSTGGTAIDLTDVVHPDNRDMAERAIMAVGLDVGGVDFLIDDITKSYKDIGGAIVEVNAAPGFRMHVAPSEGQPRDVAGKVIDMLFPANEETRIPIAAITGTNGKTTTSRMLGHIMKTSGKTVGMTSTDGVYVDGKLSVKGDMTGPKSAQIVLRDPMVDFAVMETARGGLVRSGLGYQRSNVAACLNVSADHLGLGGINTVEELAVVKRVVVESATDTAVLNADDINCLKMADYAGADQIFYVTTNPGHSLVKEHIKAGGKAIVLEKGMNGDMLTIYDNGLHIPVLWSHLIPAALEGKAIFNVQNAMFAAAMAYSFGVDLDNIRHGLRTFDTSYFQAPGRMNVYDEHPFKVILDYGHNPAALNAMAALADQLEIKGRRLCVVAMPGDRRDEDIIDGAAALAGHFDHFICKADDRRRGRGHDEVPRMMRQALIDNGVDDASITVIPDEVEAVNAGLQQAAPGDLLVIFGDDTTRCWKQIIYFSSDGATPDAEAVPKTTAVDTSFEDMFENDQNLIRDERGVRLARENSEDAD; this comes from the coding sequence CGGAGCATGGCTGTTCCTACCGCGAACCCGGAGGTTTCATCCGCCGTCTGCGTGAAGACGAAGGCACGTGGCTTGGTCACGTTCTGGAACATTGTGCCATCGAGGTTCAGAACGTAGCGGGCACTGACGTGACCTTTGGCCGGACACGCGGCACAGGTGAGCCGGGCCAGTACAACATGGTGTATGAATACCGTCAGCGCGACGTTGGGCTGGACGCAGGGAAGCTGGCAATGCGGTTGCTGATGAATCTGTTGCCTCAATCCCTGAAAGATCTGGTGGATTACGATTTCGACCCGGACTTTAACTGGGACGACGAACTGCGCAGCTTTGTTCTGCGCGCGCAGCGCAAGGAATTCGGCCCGTCGACCGGGTCGCTGGTCAAGGCGGCGCAAGAACGCGACATTCCCTGGATCAGACTCAACTCTGGCTCGCTGGTGCAATTCGGGCACGGCAAATACCAGAAACGCATTCAGGCGACGATTACATCCGAGACCAAACATATCTCGGTCGAGATTTCCTGCGATAAGGAAGATACCCACAACCTGCTGAACGATCTTGGCCTGCCGGTTCCACAGCAGCGCATGGTCTATTCCGCCCGCGAAGCTGTGCGTGCTGCGGCGCGCATTGGCCATCCGGTGGTCGTCAAACCATTGAACGCCAATCATGGGCGGGGCGTTTCGATCAATTTGAACTCGGATGAAGAGGTCGAGGCTGGCTTCGCCGAAGCAAAGGAACATTCCCGCAGCCGCGCCATTCTGGTGGAGAGCTTTGTCACCGGGTTCGATCACCGGATGCTTGTGGTGGACAACAAGCTTGTTGCGGTGGCCAAACGGGTTCCAGGCCATGTGGTCGGTGATGGCACGCACACGATTGCCGAGTTGGTCGATATCGTGAACGAAGACCCGCGCCGAGGCATCGGGCATGAAAAAGTGCTGACCATGCTCGAGATCGATACTCAGGCCATGCGCCTTATGGATGCCGCAGGCGTAACCGAAGAGACCGTCTTGCCGGACGGTGAAATTTTCTATCTGCGTTCGACGGCAAACCTTTCGACCGGCGGCACTGCGATCGACCTGACAGATGTGGTCCATCCCGACAACCGCGACATGGCGGAACGAGCCATAATGGCGGTTGGGCTGGATGTTGGCGGCGTCGATTTCCTGATCGATGACATCACCAAATCCTACAAAGACATCGGTGGTGCCATTGTCGAAGTGAACGCAGCACCCGGTTTCCGCATGCATGTGGCGCCATCCGAAGGACAACCGCGCGATGTAGCCGGCAAAGTGATCGACATGCTGTTTCCAGCCAATGAGGAAACCCGCATTCCGATCGCTGCGATCACCGGCACCAACGGCAAGACGACGACGTCCCGAATGCTGGGCCATATTATGAAGACCAGCGGCAAAACCGTTGGCATGACCTCGACCGACGGGGTCTATGTCGATGGTAAGTTGAGCGTCAAGGGTGACATGACCGGGCCAAAATCCGCGCAGATCGTCTTGCGCGACCCGATGGTTGATTTTGCCGTGATGGAAACCGCGCGCGGCGGGCTTGTGCGGTCTGGTCTGGGATACCAGCGCTCGAACGTGGCGGCATGCCTTAACGTTTCGGCCGACCATCTTGGCCTTGGCGGCATAAACACAGTCGAGGAACTGGCCGTGGTGAAACGCGTGGTGGTGGAAAGCGCGACGGATACTGCGGTTCTGAATGCTGATGACATCAATTGTCTGAAAATGGCTGACTACGCCGGGGCGGATCAGATTTTCTACGTCACGACCAACCCCGGCCACAGCCTGGTCAAGGAACATATCAAGGCGGGCGGAAAGGCCATTGTTCTGGAAAAAGGCATGAATGGAGACATGCTGACGATCTATGACAACGGGCTTCACATTCCGGTCCTGTGGTCGCATCTGATCCCCGCCGCACTGGAAGGCAAAGCGATCTTCAACGTTCAAAACGCCATGTTTGCTGCCGCCATGGCCTACAGCTTCGGGGTCGATCTGGACAACATCCGGCATGGGTTACGCACCTTCGATACCAGCTATTTCCAGGCGCCGGGGCGCATGAACGTCTATGACGAACATCCGTTCAAGGTCATCCTGGATTACGGCCACAACCCCGCCGCTCTCAACGCGATGGCCGCGTTGGCGGATCAATTGGAGATCAAAGGTCGCCGATTGTGTGTCGTTGCCATGCCCGGCGACCGGCGCGATGAAGATATCATCGACGGAGCTGCCGCGCTGGCCGGGCATTTTGACCATTTCATCTGCAAGGCCGATGACCGCCGCAGAGGCCGAGGACATGATGAAGTACCGCGGATGATGCGTCAGGCACTGATCGACAATGGCGTTGACGACGCATCCATTACGGTTATCCCGGATGAGGTCGAGGCCGTAAATGCCGGGCTGCAACAAGCGGCACCGGGGGATCTGTTGGTAATCTTCGGCGACGACACTACGCGCTGCTGGAAACAGATCATCTATTTCAGCTCTGACGGTGCAACCCCAGATGCCGAGGCTGTACCAAAGACCACGGCCGTCGACACATCCTTCGAGGACATGTTCGAAAACGA